The proteins below are encoded in one region of Enhydrobacter sp.:
- a CDS encoding 2Fe-2S iron-sulfur cluster-binding protein yields MSDSHLTRRGILGTGVALTALRRTGALADEPGAAESPRASQESAMIDVAITVNGAQHRLGLDPRTSLLDALRNHLGLTATKKGCDHGQCGACTVLVDGVRRNSCLNLAVACDGREIVTIEGLGSEQTLHPMQAAFVAHDAFQCGYCTPGQICSAVGMLSEIERGLPSAATADIAADTMQVAESEIRERMSGNICRCAAYPNIVAAILEAAGKTTG; encoded by the coding sequence ATGAGCGACAGCCACTTGACCCGGCGGGGCATCCTCGGCACCGGCGTGGCGCTGACAGCGCTGCGACGAACCGGGGCCCTTGCCGACGAGCCAGGCGCTGCGGAATCGCCGCGGGCGTCCCAGGAGTCGGCCATGATCGATGTCGCCATCACGGTCAACGGCGCGCAGCACCGGCTCGGGCTCGACCCGCGCACCTCGCTTCTCGATGCGCTGCGCAACCATCTCGGCCTCACCGCTACGAAGAAAGGCTGCGATCACGGCCAGTGCGGCGCCTGCACGGTCCTGGTCGATGGCGTGCGCCGGAATTCCTGCCTCAATCTCGCGGTGGCCTGCGATGGCCGCGAGATCGTCACCATCGAGGGCCTGGGCAGCGAACAGACGCTGCATCCGATGCAGGCCGCCTTTGTCGCGCATGACGCCTTCCAGTGCGGCTATTGCACGCCCGGGCAGATTTGCTCCGCCGTCGGCATGCTGTCCGAGATCGAGCGAGGCCTGCCATCGGCGGCAACCGCGGATATCGCGGCCGACACGATGCAGGTCGCGGAAAGCGAAATCCGCGAGCGCATGAGCGGCAATATCTGCCGCTGCGCTGCCTACCCCAACATCGTTGCGGCCATCCTCGAAGCTGCCGGGAAGACCACAGGATGA